A single Nostoc sp. PCC 7107 DNA region contains:
- the folP gene encoding dihydropteroate synthase, producing MSGNLIIRGRCFAWGQRTYLMGVLNVTPDSFSDGGDFNSTSAALMQGQAMVAAGADIIDVGGQSTRPGAEQITLAEELERVIPIVQTLRSKITVPISVDTTRADVAKAAIKAGADIVNDISGGTFDAEMLPTVASLNVPIVLMHIRGTPQTMQQMTEYEDLLGEMKAFLTKQITAATKAGIDLEKIIIDPGIGFAKNHEQNLQLLRNLRSLTSLNCPILVGVSRKSFIGRILNQPNPKARVWGTAAACCAAIANGADILRIHDVKEMREVSLVADTLFR from the coding sequence ATGTCCGGTAATTTAATTATTCGCGGGCGTTGTTTTGCATGGGGACAACGCACTTATTTAATGGGTGTGCTGAATGTGACACCTGATAGCTTTAGTGATGGAGGAGATTTTAATAGTACGTCTGCGGCGTTAATGCAGGGACAGGCAATGGTCGCGGCTGGTGCTGACATAATTGATGTGGGTGGACAATCAACGCGACCGGGTGCAGAACAAATTACTCTGGCAGAAGAATTAGAGCGAGTTATCCCCATAGTACAGACGCTACGCTCTAAAATAACAGTGCCAATTTCTGTAGATACAACTAGAGCAGATGTAGCAAAAGCCGCAATCAAAGCTGGAGCAGATATTGTTAATGATATTTCCGGCGGGACATTTGATGCCGAGATGTTGCCGACAGTTGCTAGTTTAAATGTGCCTATAGTGTTGATGCACATTCGTGGAACACCTCAGACAATGCAGCAAATGACAGAGTATGAAGATTTGCTGGGGGAAATGAAAGCTTTTTTAACAAAACAAATTACGGCAGCAACCAAAGCAGGTATTGACCTAGAGAAAATTATTATTGATCCGGGGATTGGTTTTGCTAAGAACCATGAGCAAAATTTACAGCTTTTGCGGAATTTGCGATCGCTCACATCATTAAACTGCCCTATCTTAGTAGGGGTATCGCGCAAAAGTTTTATTGGACGCATTCTCAATCAACCAAATCCCAAAGCACGCGTCTGGGGAACAGCAGCGGCTTGTTGTGCTGCTATTGCCAATGGTGCTGATATTCTGCGAATTCACGATGTCAAAGAAATGCGCGAAGTCTCTTTAGTTGCTGATACATTGTTCAGATAG
- the tpiA gene encoding triose-phosphate isomerase, with protein MRKIVIAGNWKMFKTQAETQDFLRGFLPHLDEMPEEREVLLCPPFTDLNILSQSLHGSRVQLGAQNVHWEDSGAYTGEIAAQMLTEIGVRYVIVGHSERRQFFGETDETVNLRLKAAQKHGLTPVLCVGETKQQRDAGQTESLITTQLDKDLVNVDQDNLIIAYEPIWAIGTGDTCEATEANRVIGLIRSQLKNTNVSIQYGGSVKPNNIDEIMAQPEIDGVLVGGASLEPESFARIVNYQ; from the coding sequence GTGCGGAAAATTGTTATTGCCGGTAACTGGAAAATGTTTAAAACCCAGGCAGAGACTCAAGATTTCTTGCGAGGGTTTCTGCCTCATTTAGACGAAATGCCTGAAGAGCGAGAAGTATTATTGTGTCCTCCTTTCACCGATTTAAACATTTTGTCTCAAAGTTTGCATGGTAGCCGTGTACAACTGGGAGCGCAAAATGTTCATTGGGAAGATTCTGGAGCTTACACTGGTGAAATTGCCGCCCAGATGCTCACAGAAATTGGTGTCCGTTATGTAATTGTTGGTCATAGCGAACGACGGCAATTTTTCGGAGAAACAGACGAGACAGTTAATCTGCGTCTGAAAGCTGCTCAAAAACATGGTCTAACCCCAGTTTTGTGTGTAGGGGAAACTAAGCAACAACGTGATGCAGGACAAACAGAATCACTCATTACTACCCAGCTAGACAAAGACCTAGTAAATGTAGATCAAGATAATTTGATAATTGCTTATGAACCAATTTGGGCAATTGGTACTGGTGATACTTGTGAAGCAACAGAAGCTAACCGAGTTATTGGCTTAATTCGCAGTCAGTTAAAAAACACCAATGTTTCGATTCAATACGGCGGCTCAGTCAAGCCCAATAATATTGATGAGATCATGGCTCAACCAGAAATTGACGGCGTGCTTGTGGGAGGAGCCAGTCTAGAACCTGAAAGTTTTGCCCGGATTGTCAACTATCAGTAG
- a CDS encoding GTP-binding protein, which yields MPSKLPEPDQSNSPNWEEELDSAIFSFEDIQAELNYKQAQTALRNLVANLDLTPREKAGLETELADLEIMLAKLDRMVVQIAAFGMVGRGKSSLLNALVGQPVFETGPLHGVTRAAQRVNWSIHEEIIGTNERALRVTLPSIGQSQVELIDTPGLDEVDGDTRAALAEQIAKQADLILFVISGDMTKIEHQALSQLREAGKPIILVFNKVDQYPTADRLAIYEKIRDERVKELLTPLEIVMSAASPLVKTAVIRPDGSRGLQMRTGHAQVEELKLKILEILQREGKALVALNSMLYADTVNEQLVQRKLLIREQNANQLIWKAVMAKALAIALNPVTVVDILSSIVIDIALILGLSKLYAIPMTEAGAVKLLQKIALSMGGIGVSELLANLGLSGLKTLLGISAPVTAGVTLAPYVTVALTQAGVAGVSSYGIGQVTKAYLANGATWGPEGPKAVISKILANLDEASILNRIKDELQLKLKV from the coding sequence ATGCCCTCTAAATTGCCAGAACCAGACCAAAGCAACTCGCCTAACTGGGAGGAAGAACTAGATAGTGCTATTTTTAGCTTTGAAGACATTCAAGCAGAACTGAATTATAAACAGGCACAAACAGCACTGCGAAACTTGGTAGCTAATCTTGATTTGACACCACGAGAAAAAGCAGGGTTAGAAACAGAACTGGCTGATTTAGAAATTATGCTGGCAAAGTTAGACCGAATGGTTGTGCAGATTGCCGCTTTTGGTATGGTAGGGCGGGGTAAATCATCTCTGTTGAATGCTTTGGTAGGACAACCTGTCTTTGAAACTGGCCCTTTACACGGTGTGACTCGCGCCGCACAGCGGGTTAATTGGAGTATTCACGAAGAAATTATTGGGACAAATGAACGAGCTTTGCGAGTCACTTTACCGAGTATTGGTCAATCTCAGGTAGAACTTATTGATACGCCTGGGTTGGATGAAGTTGATGGTGATACTCGTGCAGCTTTGGCAGAACAAATCGCTAAACAAGCCGATTTGATTTTGTTTGTGATTTCGGGAGATATGACTAAAATCGAACACCAAGCCCTTTCTCAGTTAAGAGAGGCAGGGAAACCGATAATTTTGGTGTTCAATAAAGTAGACCAATATCCCACAGCCGATCGCCTGGCAATTTATGAAAAAATTCGAGATGAAAGGGTCAAGGAATTACTCACGCCTTTAGAAATTGTCATGTCAGCCGCCTCACCATTGGTTAAGACAGCGGTAATTCGCCCTGATGGTAGTAGAGGCTTACAGATGCGTACAGGTCATGCTCAAGTAGAAGAATTGAAGCTGAAAATATTAGAAATTTTGCAGCGTGAGGGTAAAGCTTTAGTCGCCCTTAATTCAATGTTGTATGCAGACACAGTCAATGAGCAGCTGGTACAACGCAAACTCTTGATTCGGGAACAGAACGCCAATCAGTTGATTTGGAAAGCTGTGATGGCTAAAGCCCTAGCGATCGCCCTCAATCCGGTTACAGTAGTAGATATACTGAGTAGCATAGTGATTGATATTGCTTTAATTTTAGGTTTATCCAAACTCTACGCCATCCCGATGACCGAAGCTGGTGCTGTGAAATTATTGCAAAAGATTGCCTTGAGTATGGGCGGTATCGGTGTGAGCGAATTACTCGCAAACTTAGGCTTAAGTGGCTTAAAAACCTTGCTTGGTATCTCTGCACCAGTTACAGCAGGCGTTACCCTTGCGCCTTACGTCACAGTTGCATTAACCCAAGCTGGTGTAGCGGGTGTATCTTCTTACGGCATTGGTCAAGTTACTAAAGCTTATTTAGCCAATGGTGCAACTTGGGGGCCGGAAGGGCCGAAAGCAGTCATCAGTAAAATTTTGGCTAACCTAGATGAAGCTTCTATTCTCAACCGCATTAAAGATGAGTTGCAATTGAAGTTGAAAGTATAG
- a CDS encoding DUF1565 domain-containing protein, with protein sequence MASLNVSGQHRRLALKRVTLDQPYPSLDLAIPIAFGYLFMLCMLGMGLAGLTLLAINSSAVAQMPSIPDQMPLGERTLSQVNVLFVNPSIGDDTTGNGSDRTPFKTITQALRVATGNTVIMLAPGNYSAEAGEMFPLILRPGVSIQGDASNKGSGVTIQGGGVYLSRSYGGQNVTIVGANQAELTGVTVTNANPRGYGVWIESSNPVISENTFTGNTQDGVAVNGNGAPTISKNYFYRNGANGITLSGSSQAKVQENIFQETGYGVNITQNAAPVVMGNQIQKNRSGILVQGKARPIVRNNLIADSQEDGLVAIAQAMPDLGTITEAGGNEFRNNTRYDINASAAKEAIAATGNTLIDNRIAGKVNFNAQTAAITDNPQPTPPNTVISAIPTTQEIIFSATEVPPAPNPVATLPTKPITPKKSLHQQLTPPSGGFPIPSSLVEKQPPTNTQVAPADKITTLPALQPSSPQFNYVQIEPNTIEFTAPDSIQTPTTTLPSRGQASALISPGSAALLPVPNGNVPLGDTRNLRKVPVAQTNITADTQSYLQPASGIRYRVIVEVANEQEQELVRYVAPGAFSTIWQGRKVMQAGVFSNRTNADEMLKNLTSNGLRTIIEPLN encoded by the coding sequence ATGGCTTCCCTCAATGTGTCTGGTCAACATCGTAGACTAGCTCTTAAGCGAGTAACCCTTGATCAACCGTATCCATCTCTGGATTTAGCTATACCCATAGCTTTTGGTTACTTATTTATGCTTTGTATGCTTGGTATGGGATTGGCAGGCTTAACTTTGCTGGCAATCAACAGTAGCGCTGTTGCTCAGATGCCATCTATACCAGATCAGATGCCCCTTGGTGAAAGAACACTCTCTCAGGTTAATGTCCTGTTTGTCAACCCAAGTATCGGGGATGACACTACAGGTAATGGGAGCGATCGCACTCCTTTCAAAACTATTACCCAAGCTCTGCGTGTTGCTACAGGGAATACAGTAATTATGCTGGCTCCTGGTAATTACAGTGCCGAAGCTGGAGAAATGTTTCCCTTAATACTGCGTCCTGGCGTTTCCATTCAAGGTGATGCAAGTAATAAAGGCAGTGGAGTTACCATTCAAGGTGGTGGCGTTTACCTCAGTCGTAGTTATGGTGGGCAGAATGTGACGATTGTGGGTGCAAACCAAGCCGAGTTAACTGGGGTGACAGTCACTAATGCTAATCCCCGCGGTTATGGTGTGTGGATTGAGTCCAGTAATCCTGTAATTTCGGAAAATACATTTACCGGAAATACCCAAGATGGTGTAGCTGTTAATGGTAATGGCGCACCGACAATTAGTAAAAATTATTTTTATCGCAATGGAGCCAACGGTATTACCCTCAGTGGTAGTTCTCAGGCTAAGGTACAGGAAAATATTTTTCAAGAAACAGGTTATGGGGTAAATATCACCCAAAATGCCGCACCTGTAGTTATGGGTAATCAAATTCAGAAGAATCGTTCGGGAATTTTAGTCCAAGGAAAGGCGCGTCCCATTGTTCGCAATAATTTAATTGCTGATAGTCAAGAAGATGGTTTAGTGGCGATCGCTCAAGCGATGCCCGACTTAGGTACTATTACAGAAGCTGGCGGTAACGAATTTCGCAACAATACTCGCTATGATATTAACGCTAGTGCTGCCAAAGAAGCGATCGCAGCCACAGGCAATACTTTAATTGACAACCGTATCGCCGGTAAAGTAAATTTTAACGCTCAAACTGCTGCTATTACTGATAACCCTCAACCAACTCCACCAAACACAGTCATCTCAGCAATTCCGACTACTCAAGAAATTATTTTTTCTGCAACCGAAGTTCCTCCAGCACCGAATCCTGTCGCCACATTACCGACAAAACCCATTACGCCCAAAAAATCTCTACACCAACAATTAACTCCTCCCTCTGGCGGTTTCCCCATTCCCAGTAGCTTAGTCGAAAAACAACCACCAACCAACACTCAAGTTGCTCCCGCAGATAAAATTACAACCCTACCAGCCCTGCAACCATCATCCCCACAGTTCAATTACGTCCAAATTGAACCTAACACCATTGAATTTACTGCACCCGATTCTATACAAACACCAACTACAACATTACCCAGTCGAGGTCAAGCATCAGCCTTGATTTCTCCAGGTAGTGCAGCCCTTTTACCAGTTCCCAACGGGAATGTTCCCCTTGGGGATACGCGTAACCTGCGAAAAGTACCAGTTGCTCAAACTAATATAACGGCTGACACTCAAAGTTATTTACAGCCTGCCAGCGGCATACGTTACCGCGTCATTGTCGAAGTAGCAAACGAACAAGAACAGGAATTAGTGCGATATGTTGCCCCAGGTGCATTTTCTACCATCTGGCAAGGGCGCAAAGTCATGCAAGCAGGCGTATTTAGCAATCGCACTAACGCTGATGAAATGTTAAAAAATCTCACCAGCAATGGCCTGCGAACTATTATTGAGCCTTTGAATTAA
- a CDS encoding thiamine phosphate synthase produces the protein MKEADYYESTNGVVVMVEPYSQKEQIQQVVYRILDANLDRTREGLRIIEEWCRFGLNNIQLAGECKYLRQELAKWHTAEIRAARDTVGDIGTELSHPQEEQRSGIKSLLQANFCRVQEALRVLEEYGKLHSANMGKAFKQMRYRVYTLESNLMGYQRHQLLWRSHLYLVTSPSDTLLATVESALKGGLTLLQYRDKNTDDTVRLENATKLRQLCHAYGALFIMNDRVDLALAVDADGVHLGQQDMPIAMARQLLGPQKIIGRSTTNSEEMQKAITEGADYIGVGPIYETPTKAGKAAAGLEYVRYAAQNSPIPWFAIGGIDANNINDVIDAGAERVAVVRSLMQAEQPTLVTQYLLSQLNRVKPQQESIQN, from the coding sequence ATGAAAGAGGCTGACTATTATGAAAGCACTAATGGAGTTGTGGTAATGGTCGAGCCGTATAGCCAAAAAGAGCAAATACAGCAAGTTGTTTACCGCATATTAGATGCTAATTTAGACCGCACTCGTGAAGGCTTACGCATCATCGAAGAGTGGTGTCGTTTTGGTTTGAACAATATCCAGTTAGCCGGGGAATGCAAATACCTGCGACAAGAGTTAGCTAAATGGCATACGGCGGAAATCCGGGCGGCGCGAGATACAGTCGGAGATATCGGTACTGAATTGTCCCATCCGCAAGAAGAACAACGTTCTGGGATTAAGTCGTTATTACAAGCTAACTTTTGCCGTGTCCAAGAAGCACTGCGAGTATTAGAAGAATACGGTAAGCTGCATAGCGCGAACATGGGCAAAGCTTTTAAGCAGATGCGCTATCGGGTTTACACCCTAGAAAGCAATTTGATGGGTTATCAGCGCCATCAATTATTATGGCGATCGCATTTATATTTAGTCACATCCCCATCAGATACTTTGTTAGCCACGGTAGAATCTGCACTCAAAGGCGGATTGACTTTATTGCAGTACCGGGATAAAAATACCGATGATACTGTACGGCTAGAAAATGCGACTAAACTACGGCAGTTATGTCATGCTTACGGTGCTTTGTTTATTATGAACGATCGCGTAGACTTAGCTTTAGCCGTAGATGCCGATGGGGTACATCTGGGACAACAAGATATGCCAATTGCTATGGCGCGGCAATTATTGGGGCCACAAAAGATAATTGGTCGTTCCACCACTAATTCTGAAGAAATGCAAAAAGCCATTACCGAAGGTGCAGATTATATCGGTGTCGGCCCGATTTATGAAACTCCCACAAAAGCAGGTAAGGCCGCAGCCGGCTTAGAATATGTCCGGTACGCTGCTCAAAATAGTCCTATACCTTGGTTTGCCATCGGCGGTATTGATGCCAATAATATCAATGATGTCATTGATGCGGGAGCCGAAAGGGTGGCGGTGGTGCGATCTCTTATGCAAGCAGAACAGCCAACTTTAGTTACCCAATACTTGCTATCTCAGCTAAATCGCGTCAAACCACAACAAGAAAGTATTCAAAATTAA
- the thiS gene encoding sulfur carrier protein ThiS, giving the protein MSEQITLQVNGETRVCSSPSLLPDLLQQLGFNPRLVAVEYNGEILHRQFWSHTIVQPGDRLEVVTIVGGG; this is encoded by the coding sequence ATGTCCGAGCAAATTACCCTTCAGGTAAATGGAGAAACCCGCGTTTGTTCCTCTCCATCGTTGTTACCTGATTTATTGCAGCAATTGGGTTTCAACCCGCGCTTAGTGGCGGTGGAATATAACGGGGAAATTTTGCATCGTCAATTTTGGTCACATACTATCGTACAGCCAGGCGATCGCTTGGAAGTTGTCACCATTGTCGGCGGTGGTTAA
- a CDS encoding glycosyltransferase family 4 protein: MEHISQLTTNIREKASCPDILVISRLFLPKEEVISEYIYNRCLQDPERIIVLTASCAGDKKFDETQQFPIYRWPSFQYWLEGFWGNLLKPLMNLVGSFFLAIKLYFRYHYRYIEWGHSYEFPALLLLSYLLPIRFFIYLHGHDIRPVIGNPVWRSLFKLTLSRATGIVCNSTFTRDYIRNAFRLQTPTHVIHPVVRPEKFSVGTNHSNLDDLRVKVRQTYNIPETAIVILSVGQLVKHKSFEQVIENLPLLLTIGIDVHYILCGQGACELQLKTLAQRLRVDKRVHFAGQVPESELASYYAACDIFAMLTLDNAKTRFMDGFGVTYLEASYFGKPVIASRLGSVIELVSHEENGLLVNPKSGYEVFQAFKRLCQDQQLREQLGRKGKEFARRKTLHRMLYQEN, translated from the coding sequence ATGGAACATATTTCTCAACTCACAACAAACATTAGAGAAAAAGCATCATGTCCCGATATTTTAGTTATATCGCGTTTATTCTTACCGAAAGAAGAGGTTATTAGTGAATATATATATAACCGTTGTCTGCAAGATCCCGAACGGATTATTGTTTTAACTGCTAGTTGTGCAGGTGATAAAAAATTTGATGAGACTCAACAGTTTCCTATTTATCGCTGGCCAAGCTTTCAATACTGGCTAGAGGGGTTTTGGGGAAATCTCCTCAAGCCTTTGATGAATCTAGTTGGGTCATTTTTCTTAGCAATTAAACTCTATTTTCGCTATCACTATCGCTATATAGAATGGGGACATAGCTATGAATTTCCGGCATTATTATTATTGAGTTATCTGTTGCCTATTCGCTTTTTTATTTATTTGCATGGTCATGATATTCGTCCTGTAATAGGAAATCCAGTCTGGCGATCGCTCTTTAAATTAACACTGTCACGCGCCACAGGCATTGTTTGTAACAGCACCTTTACCAGAGATTACATCAGAAACGCTTTCCGCCTGCAAACCCCTACCCATGTAATTCATCCTGTGGTTAGACCTGAGAAATTTAGTGTCGGGACAAACCATAGTAATCTTGATGATTTACGCGTGAAAGTGCGTCAAACTTACAACATTCCCGAAACAGCAATTGTGATTCTTTCGGTTGGACAACTGGTCAAACATAAAAGCTTTGAACAGGTAATTGAGAATCTACCATTATTGCTGACTATTGGGATAGACGTTCACTACATACTCTGTGGTCAAGGTGCTTGTGAGTTACAACTGAAAACTCTAGCGCAACGTTTGCGCGTAGACAAACGGGTACACTTTGCTGGCCAAGTACCTGAGAGTGAGTTAGCAAGTTACTATGCGGCTTGTGATATCTTTGCCATGCTGACTTTGGATAATGCCAAAACGAGATTTATGGATGGTTTTGGTGTGACATATCTAGAAGCCAGTTACTTTGGTAAGCCTGTTATTGCTTCGCGTTTAGGTTCGGTGATTGAATTAGTGAGTCACGAAGAGAATGGTCTGTTAGTGAACCCTAAATCTGGCTATGAAGTTTTTCAAGCCTTTAAACGCTTGTGTCAAGACCAGCAATTGCGCGAACAGCTTGGTCGCAAGGGTAAAGAATTTGCGAGGCGCAAAACTCTTCACCGGATGCTTTATCAAGAAAATTAA
- a CDS encoding DUF1517 domain-containing protein, with amino-acid sequence MRKKIQQTIKPLLKTFFVLSLVLALALGHADGALAARSGGRIGGGSFRMPSSSRTYTPRTYAPPGGGGYYPGGGFGFPFLLPLWGFGGGFGGLFSILIFIAIANFLVQSFRRNSSDGTEEVGYNSNPNVSVTRLQVGLLAQARDLQPELNKIAEIADTNSPEGRAAVLQETSLALLRHPEYWVYAGGGTQQAKLSSAESQFNRLALAERSKFSEETLSNVNNQLKAALAKEALPASGELDNPTKLISEGPGEYIIVTLLAATLGKLETPAINSTESLRQVLRQIGSIPGEQLLAIEVLWTPQAEGDTLSSDDLLAEYPDLMLV; translated from the coding sequence ATGCGTAAAAAAATACAACAAACCATCAAACCGCTGTTAAAAACGTTCTTTGTCCTCAGCCTAGTTTTAGCTTTAGCCCTAGGTCATGCTGACGGCGCATTAGCTGCCCGCAGTGGTGGTCGCATTGGCGGCGGTTCTTTTAGAATGCCTTCTAGCAGCCGTACCTATACACCGCGTACCTACGCACCTCCTGGTGGTGGTGGATACTATCCTGGTGGTGGATTTGGCTTTCCTTTCCTACTGCCTTTGTGGGGTTTTGGTGGCGGATTTGGCGGTCTATTTTCGATTTTAATTTTTATTGCGATCGCTAACTTCCTCGTCCAAAGTTTCCGCCGTAATAGTAGTGACGGAACGGAAGAGGTTGGTTATAACAGCAACCCCAATGTTTCTGTAACTCGTTTGCAAGTTGGTTTGTTAGCTCAAGCCCGTGATTTACAACCAGAACTCAACAAAATTGCGGAAATTGCTGATACCAACTCACCCGAAGGTAGAGCCGCAGTTCTGCAAGAAACTAGTCTAGCTTTACTCCGCCATCCAGAATATTGGGTATATGCAGGCGGCGGTACACAACAAGCGAAGTTAAGCTCTGCTGAAAGTCAGTTCAACCGTTTAGCATTAGCAGAACGCAGCAAATTTAGCGAAGAAACCCTTTCTAACGTCAATAACCAACTCAAAGCGGCTCTGGCTAAAGAAGCTTTACCTGCTAGTGGTGAACTGGACAATCCAACTAAGCTAATTAGCGAAGGCCCTGGAGAATATATTATTGTTACCTTGTTGGCGGCAACTTTAGGTAAATTAGAAACTCCAGCTATTAACTCCACAGAAAGCTTGCGTCAAGTGTTGCGGCAAATTGGGAGTATTCCAGGTGAGCAACTGTTAGCAATTGAAGTTTTGTGGACACCTCAAGCTGAAGGTGATACCTTATCTTCCGATGATTTGTTAGCAGAGTATCCTGATTTGATGCTGGTGTAA
- a CDS encoding mechanosensitive ion channel, which produces MNTTWPGISRLIDMGLSIKGQQFLGQSPNLPLDQPSVNQGIAELQGIGQQVILYTPRLLGAVAILLVGILIAASIAAVTRGILNRTNIDNRIAAGVTGRRDVPQVEKLISSLVFWSIILLTVVAVLQALGLEVASRPLNSFLDQLIGFLPKVVGAGILLSVAWVLASIVKIVTLRGLQAFKLDERLNQDSPEDSISLDRISLSETISSALYWFIFLLFLAPVLDTLGLRQALLPVQALITEILSILPNILAAILIAVLGWLLANIVRRIVTNLLVTTGVDYLGSRFGLSSAMGAQSLSTIIGTIVYVLILIPVTIAALNALKIEAISVPAITMLQQILNSLPAIFTAAAILIIAFFIGRFVGDLVTSILTSLGFNNIFAVLGLPSPARQEVYAETQPIATLRTPSEIAGIITLVGIMLFATVAAVNILNIPALTTLVTGILIILGRILSGLIVFAVGLFLANLAFSLISSSGDRQAKILAQVARISIITLVSAMALQQIGVASDIVNLAFGLLLGAIAVAIALAFGLGGRDIAREQVKEWLDSFKSKS; this is translated from the coding sequence ATGAACACAACTTGGCCAGGGATATCCCGGTTGATAGACATGGGTTTGTCGATAAAGGGACAGCAATTTTTAGGACAATCGCCAAATTTGCCACTAGATCAACCGAGTGTAAACCAAGGAATTGCGGAACTCCAAGGAATTGGACAACAAGTAATTCTGTATACACCAAGATTGCTAGGGGCAGTTGCAATTTTGTTGGTAGGTATACTGATTGCTGCCAGCATTGCCGCAGTGACGCGTGGGATCTTAAATCGCACGAACATTGATAATCGCATTGCAGCAGGGGTGACAGGACGCAGAGATGTTCCCCAGGTAGAGAAGTTAATCTCTAGTTTGGTCTTTTGGAGCATTATCTTACTAACGGTAGTGGCTGTATTACAAGCACTAGGGCTAGAGGTCGCTTCTCGACCACTCAATAGTTTTCTTGATCAACTGATTGGCTTTTTGCCAAAAGTGGTGGGTGCAGGAATTCTGTTAAGCGTTGCTTGGGTTTTAGCCAGTATTGTCAAAATTGTGACATTGCGGGGATTACAGGCGTTCAAACTAGATGAGCGTTTAAATCAAGACTCGCCTGAAGATAGTATTAGTCTCGATCGCATTTCTTTGAGTGAGACGATCTCTAGTGCTTTATATTGGTTTATCTTTTTACTATTTCTCGCCCCAGTTCTCGATACCCTCGGACTCAGGCAGGCGCTTTTACCAGTACAAGCCTTAATTACCGAAATTCTCTCAATTCTCCCCAATATTTTGGCAGCAATTTTAATTGCGGTATTGGGATGGTTGTTAGCTAATATTGTCCGACGGATTGTGACTAATCTTTTAGTTACAACTGGCGTAGATTATTTAGGTAGTCGGTTTGGGCTGTCCTCAGCAATGGGCGCACAGTCTTTATCGACAATTATCGGTACAATTGTCTATGTTTTAATTTTGATTCCTGTGACGATCGCTGCCCTCAATGCTTTAAAAATTGAGGCGATATCTGTACCAGCAATTACAATGCTGCAACAGATTTTAAATAGTTTGCCTGCTATTTTCACAGCCGCAGCTATCTTAATTATTGCCTTTTTTATCGGGCGCTTTGTGGGAGATTTAGTTACTAGTATTTTGACTAGTTTGGGCTTTAACAATATTTTTGCGGTGCTTGGTTTACCATCACCTGCTAGGCAAGAAGTCTATGCCGAAACACAACCAATAGCAACGCTCCGCACACCCTCAGAAATTGCTGGCATTATTACTTTAGTCGGCATTATGCTATTTGCCACAGTTGCAGCGGTGAATATTTTAAATATTCCTGCCCTGACAACATTGGTAACTGGTATTTTAATTATTTTGGGGCGAATTTTGTCGGGATTAATTGTGTTTGCAGTCGGATTATTTTTGGCAAATCTAGCTTTTAGTTTGATTAGCAGTTCCGGCGATCGCCAAGCTAAAATTTTAGCTCAAGTAGCGAGAATTTCCATTATTACTTTAGTTTCGGCAATGGCATTACAACAAATCGGTGTTGCCAGCGATATTGTCAATTTAGCATTTGGTTTATTGCTAGGTGCGATCGCAGTGGCTATTGCTTTGGCTTTTGGTCTAGGCGGCCGCGATATTGCCCGCGAACAAGTTAAAGAGTGGTTGGATTCTTTTAAAAGTAAAAGCTAA
- a CDS encoding SRPBCC family protein: MTQVFEQSIQINATAAVVERCITDLALMSRWLNPALRCEPMGEVWSTDIGSESRFIIQIPLVKPTLKSIVVERQPGLVVWEFQGFFQGRDRWECQPVEKGTRLVNRFEFAIPNLIVSWGFNNFAASWTREDMQAQLRRLKRVAEEMQISQ; encoded by the coding sequence ATGACCCAAGTTTTTGAACAATCAATTCAAATTAATGCCACAGCTGCGGTTGTCGAGCGCTGTATTACAGATTTAGCGCTGATGTCTCGCTGGCTGAATCCTGCGCTACGCTGCGAACCGATGGGTGAGGTTTGGAGTACGGATATAGGTAGTGAAAGTCGCTTTATCATTCAAATTCCCCTGGTTAAACCGACGTTGAAAAGTATTGTGGTAGAAAGACAACCGGGTTTAGTTGTTTGGGAATTTCAAGGATTTTTTCAAGGACGCGATCGCTGGGAATGTCAACCAGTAGAAAAGGGAACACGCTTAGTCAATCGCTTTGAGTTCGCTATTCCTAACCTCATAGTTAGTTGGGGATTTAACAATTTTGCTGCATCTTGGACAAGGGAAGATATGCAAGCCCAACTGCGTCGCCTCAAACGCGTTGCGGAAGAAATGCAAATTAGTCAGTAG